A genomic segment from Aspergillus puulaauensis MK2 DNA, chromosome 1, nearly complete sequence encodes:
- a CDS encoding NAD(P)-dependent oxidoreductase (COG:I;~EggNog:ENOG410PKCT;~InterPro:IPR029154,IPR015815,IPR036291,IPR006115, IPR008927,IPR013328;~PFAM:PF03446,PF14833;~go_function: GO:0016491 - oxidoreductase activity [Evidence IEA];~go_function: GO:0050661 - NADP binding [Evidence IEA];~go_function: GO:0051287 - NAD binding [Evidence IEA];~go_process: GO:0055114 - oxidation-reduction process [Evidence IEA]) → MTRIGWYGLGSMGLAMATNLQKHLATKNTLNSLLYSNRTLYRGDPLKALGATPETNFSKLVAQCGIIFTMVSNDAVLQSLVSSVTESNQSLKDKIFVDCSTVHPETVGLTVAKLKEKQADFLAAPVFGGNPIAVDGKLVFAFGGPKRASDLVKPLIQDVMGRKVIDCGEDATKSSMLKIAGNIITINLMEAVGEAQVFAERTGLGTGAMEELIGEAFGPVAGGYSKRLTTGAYAPPLDSRPGFGVSLAIKDAKHAFTVAKENNVELPALQVATDNMVAAREYGGECLDSSSMYGVLRQKAGMEFWNEKSRKG, encoded by the exons ATGACTCGAATTGGTTGG TATGGCTTGGGCTCTATGGGCCTTGCAATGGCCACCAACCTCCAGAAGCATCTGGCAACAAAGAATACTCTAAACAGTCTCCTCTACTCAAATCGGACTTTGTATCGTGGTGATCCCCTCAAAGCACTTGGTGCCACCCCCGAGACAAACTTCTCGAAGCTTGTCGCTCAGTGTGGGATCATTTTTACAATG GTCTCCAACGACGCTGTCCTGCAAAGTCTCGTCTCAAGTGTTACTGAATCAAACCAGTCGCTAAAAGACAAGATCTTTGTCGACTGCTCAACCGTCCACCCCGAGACGGTGGGACTAACAGTCGCAAAACTGAAAGAGAAGCAAGCCGATTTCCTAGCCGCGCCAGTATTCGGCGGTAATCCCATTGCTGTCGATGGGAAGCTCGTCTTTGCCTTTGGTGGACCGAAACGTGCATCGGATCTTGTCAAGCCACTGATCCAGGACGTCATGGGTCGCAAGGTAATCGATTGCGGAGAGGACGCGACAAAGTCTTCTATGCTGAAGATTGCGGG taatattataactatCAACTTGATGGAAGCCGTCGGCGAAGCCCAAGTCTTCGCTGAACGCACAGGTCTTGGAACGGGTGCAATGGAGGAACTAATTGGGGAAGCCTTCGGGCCTGTTGCAGGGGGTTATTCGAAGCG TTTAACAACCGGCGCATATGCACCACCTCTTGACTCTCGTCCTGGATTTGGCGTCTCCTTAGCAATTAAGGATGCAAAACATGCATTCACTGTTGCGAAGGAGAACAATGTTGAACTCCCTGCGTTGCAGGTTGCTACTGACAACATGGTTGCTGCTCGGGAGTATGGCGGGGAATGTTTAGATAGTAGTTCCATGTACGGAGTCTTGCGACAGAAGGCGGGGATGGAGTTCTGGAATGAGAAGAGCCGAAAAGGTTAA
- a CDS encoding bZIP transcription factor (COG:S;~EggNog:ENOG410PIKQ;~InterPro:IPR021833;~PFAM:PF11905) gives MATRLPSLSHVASSSAVEVSSSSALPALQRPPMANATAPNDSENVKLEDSPTPVDVASNSVDAHALESNPADNNSNNSPSPATTAAGRKRKLNSVSARGVANLTPDQLAKKRANDRQAQRAIRERTKTHIDGLEQQVRELSSQKPFLDLQAALKQNEAILAENKELRQGLRAIVDTIQPLLGKQDPLNLPATTPATARPPAPIIPSASPSLDNHVLPSNSHSSATVDRAYTESVASVDTPSSTHSAPTLGSRRDSATGNNPSLRLAFDYQRHNLIHGLDFGGDERMGFNFLLDSSQQVPKVEGFRRPSEVGKSQAGIPSTYNTLPPLGTMTDQPLPAYMTPVRNIAPTCTLDAILLDFLHNRQREAAKGVPKQKLVGPAYPSVSSLLNPERSVYSHPLSKVFTDILRTFPDISSLPEQLAVLYGMFLLMRWQIYPTAENYHRLPDWLTPRPSQLLTPHPAWIDYLPWPRMRDRLVMSYHEYPFENWFIPFTNTLSVNWPYEATDCLLSAGDTDELIINPVFERHFSDINNWTLGPAFAEDFPRLVETTKIKPAP, from the exons ATGGCCACACGCCTGCCATCCCTTTCCCATGTGGCGTCCTCGTCGGCGGTCGAAgtctcgtcctcttccgcATTGCCCGCCCTCCAACGCCCTCCGATGGCAAATGCGACAGCTCCAAATGACTCAGAAAAcgtgaagctggaggactCGCCAACGCCTGTTGATGTAGCATCCAATTCAGTCGATGCGCATGCGCTAGAATCGAACCCCGCTGATAATAACTCCAACAATAGCCCTAGTCCTGCAACAACTGCTGCGGGCCGAAAACGCAAGCTGAATAGTGTTTCCGCACGCGGCGTCGCCAACCTCACCCCCGATCAACTTGCGAAGAAGCGGGCCAACGACCGCCAAGCTCAACGGGCAATTCGTGAGAGGACGAAAACACATATTGATGGTCTGGAGCAACAGGTTCGCGAGCTCTCCTCGCAAAAGCCTTTTCTGGATCTCCAGGCTGCGCTGAAGCAAAATGAAGCTATATTGGCTGAGAATAAGGAGCTCCGGCAAGGATTGAGGGCCATTGTGGATACCATTCAACCGCTGCTGGGGAAGCAGGACCCATTAA ATCTTCCAGCGACAACACCTGCAACGGCTAGGCCGCCAGCTCCTATTATACCCTcggcttcgccttctttgGATAACCATGTTTTGCCGTCAAATTCTCACAGTTCCGCGACAGTTGACCGTGCATATACCGAATCCGTTGCAAGCGTGGATACGCCATCGTCCACCCACTCAGCACCGACATTAGGCTCGCGCCGCGACAGTGCCACGGGAAATAACCCGTCTTTGCGACTCGCATTCGATTATCAACGGCACAACTTGATTCATGGACTTGATTTTGGTGGCGATGAAAGAATGGGCTTCAATTTCTTGCTCGATTCATCACAGCAAGTGCCCAAGGTGGAAGGTTTTCGTCGTCCATCAGAGGTTGGCAAGTCGCAAGCAGGCATCCCGTCGACTTATAATACCCTCCCGCCACTTGGTACCATGACAGACCAACCACTGCCAGCCTACATGACCCCTGTTCGTAATATCGCTCCGACATGCACGCTAGACGCAATTCTACTCGATTTCCTTCATAACCGACAACGGGAGGCTGCGAAAGGAGTACCGAAGCAGAAGCTGGTTGGGCCAGCATATCCGAGTGTCTCCTCGTTGCTTAATCCAGAGAGGAGTGTTTATTCCCATCCTCTCTCCAAAGTGTTTACCGACATTCTGCGCACATTCCCAGATATCTCCTCACTTCCTGAACAGCTCGCGGTGCTTTATGGTATGTTTCTCTTGATGCGGTGGCAGATATACCCCACAGCTGAGAATTACCACCGTTTGCCTGACTGGCTAACTCCGCGGCCCTCGCAACTTCTCACACCACATCCGGCATGGATTGATTATCTTCCCTGGCCGCGGATGCGCGATCGTCTTGTCATGTCTTACCATGAGTACCCATTTGAGAACTGGTTTATCCCATTTACCAATACACTCTCCGTCAATTGGCCTTATGAAGCCACAGACTGTCTTCTCTCAGCTGGCGATACTGACGAATTGATCATCAATCCTGTTTTCGAGAGGCATTTCTCCGATATAAATAACTGGACTCTAGGCCCGGCATTTGCCGAGGACTTCCCACGGTTAGTCGAAACTACAAAGATCAAACCCGCGCCATGA
- the RIB1 gene encoding GTP cyclohydrolase II (BUSCO:EOG09261UWT;~COG:H;~EggNog:ENOG410PG5G;~InterPro:IPR036144,IPR032677,IPR000926;~PFAM:PF00925;~go_function: GO:0003935 - GTP cyclohydrolase II activity [Evidence IEA];~go_process: GO:0009231 - riboflavin biosynthetic process [Evidence IEA]), with protein sequence MANLPSHASPTFGAKAAAPTQPIEQISLNSGQTSSLGGQSNGFIQRDTTNDSGVIGSTPGDMTPAVPASLLSPSFTPPATPGGTLNKERLLQEATPQTVSHARPPKLLPRLPDVECIVRARIPTTNGAEMFLHLYHNDLDSKEHLAIVFGNTIRSRSLDKVRPDETEMDRMIRGAYVGKLHPGRVSSWHDAAKEGNSGEPSNEADGGAVHDADLMHEQLNDAPLVRIHSECYTGETAWSARCDCGEQLDEAARLMSLPMETLNEIASQQSRSVPSNVSGGVIIYLRQEGRGIGLGEKLKAYNLQDLGSDTVEANLLLRHPADARSYGLATAMLADLGLGVDSNPHGIRLLTNNPDKVRAIEGPGREVIVKDRVPMVPLAWQTGGKMGIKSSEVEGYLQTKISKMGHMIQ encoded by the exons ATGGCGAATTTACCGTCTCACGCCTCGCCAACGTTCGGCGCAAAGGCCGCCGCTCCCACACAACCGATTGAACAAATATCTCTCAATTCAGGGCAGACGTCGTCTCTGGGCGGTCAATCAAATGGCTTTATACAACGCGATACAACGAACGACTCGGGTGTTATCGGCAGCACACCCGGCGACATGACACCTGCAGTGCCTGCCTCCCTCCTTTCCCCTTCCTTCACACCACCGGCCACTCCTGGAGGCACACTGAACAAGGAACGATTGCTTCAAGAAGCTACTCCGCAGACAGTCTCTCATGCCAGACCTCCGAAGCTCCTTCCCCGCCTACCCGATGTCGAGTGCATCGTCCGCGCGCGTATTCCAACAACAAACGGTGCTGAAATGTTCTTACATTTATATCATAACGACCTAGACAGCAAAGAACATCTTGCAATTGTCTTTGGAAATACTattcgaagtcgaagtcTGGACAAAGTGAGACCCGATGAGACGGAAATGGATCGGATGATCCGTGGTGCTTATGTCGGTAAACTGCATCCTGGTCGTGTGAGCAGTTGGCATGATGCGGCCAAGGAAGGAAACTCTGGTGAACCAAGTAATGAAGCCGACGGTGGTGCCGTACATGACGCAGACCTAATGCACGAGCAACTGAATGATGCTCCATTAGTACGCATTCATTCAGAGTGCTACACCGGGGAAACGGCTTGGTCCGCTCGCTGTGATTGTGGAGAACAACTTGACGAGGCAGCTAGACTGATGTCGTTACCAATGGAGACTCTGAATGAGATTGCATCCCAGCAATCTCGGTCTGTACCATCAAATGTTTCAGGGGGCGTCATAATTTACCTTCGTCAAGAAGGCCGGGGGATTGGATTAGGAGAGAAATTGAAAGCCTACAACTTGCAAGATTTGGGGTCAGATACAGTCGAGGCGAACCTTCTTTTGCGTCATCCGGCCGATGCCCGGAGTTACGGACTGGCTACAGCGATGCTCGCTGATCTAGGCCTGGGTGTCGATTCGAATCCACATGGAATCCGCCTACTCACAAACAACCCGGACAAAGTCAGAGCAATCGAAGGGCCAGGTCGCGAGGTAATAGTGAAGGACCGTGTACCAATGGTTCCACTGGCGTGGCAGACTGGAGGAAAGATGGGCATTAAGAGCTCTGAAGTCGAAGGCTATTTACAAACGAAG ATTTCGAAGATGGGCCATATGATTCAATGA
- the SGF29 gene encoding SAGA-associated factor 29 family protein (BUSCO:EOG09263817;~COG:S;~EggNog:ENOG410PK50;~InterPro:IPR010750,IPR037802;~PFAM:PF07039;~go_component: GO:0000124 - SAGA complex [Evidence IEA]) — protein sequence MGSANHRKPPGDTDRAPGSAPAPKLRQNDARAKKSRRPAAQLQSQLQPRSLSPVSSQAQAEGPPHPESARGKLVVHPHSLRRGAARGTRSANNRELISAFEWAALEIEKQHSPEGASTTAENRNQGHWPKVVVPVPKPHTKKMSRNRPRGPPMPRDNGLAANEETDMWNKILQDLRKAKEKNDKQKELAEQIGALNEKIGREGGKPTLSQHNQLDGLYRQMLKLCEDERAILQDEPSDVIKNLGLLTALRQASEAEAPLSRAASLTKSRKKRNDMDGSATDSPGPSGVSDKGSRSKNGTQRSTSVSSTQVRDNVQVKIEEGSESAKATPAERNGQLAVGAEVVFKHNKNKQGVEGEGIQCIIKGITGEGSKKRYDVQDPEPNENGEQGAVYKTTAVSLIPIPRMGSILPSFSVGKQVLARYPDTTTFYRAEVMGSKKDTYRLKFEGEEDDKEMEVDRRFVLDIAGK from the exons ATGGGATCCGCCAATCACCGCAAGCCGCCCGGCGACACTGACAGAGCCCCGGGCTCTGCCCCGGCCCCGAAACTCCGGCAGAACGACGCTCGAGCCAAGAAGAGCCGCCGCCCAGCAGCCCAGTTGCAATCGCAGTTACAGCCTCGGTCACTTAGTCCGGTTTCCAGTCAAGCGCAAGCCGAAGGCCCTCCACACCCTGAATCCGCCCGGGGTAAACTTGTTGTACATCCGCACAGCTTAAGACGCGGCGCAGCTCGTGGTACGCGGAGCGCCAACAACCGAGAGCTCATTTCCGCATTTGAATGGGCCGCTctcgagattgagaagcagcACTCTCCTGAGGGGGCCTCAACGACTGCCGAGAACCGTAATCAAGGCCATTGGCCGAAGGTGGTCGTTCCAGTGCCCAAACCTCATACCAAGAAAATGTCTCGGAATCGTCCCCGGGGGCCCCCCATGCCCCGGGACAATGGCCTTGCCGCGAACGAGGAGACTGATATGTGGAATAAGATCCTTCAGGATCTACGGAAGgcaaaagagaagaatgaTAAGCAGAAAGAGTTGGCGGAACAGATAGGGGCCTTGAATGAGAAAATTGGCAGAGAGGGTGGAA AACCCACTCTCAGTCAGCATAATCAACTTGATGGTCTTTATCGTCAAATGCTCAAGCTATGCGAAGACGAGAGGGCTATTCTTCAAGATGAACCAAGCGACGTGATCAAGAACTTGGGTCTTCTCACTGCGCTCCGGCAGGCATCGGAGGCAGAAGCTCCCTTGAGTCGTGCTGCTTCTCTGACCAAGTCGCGAAAGAAGCGGAACGATATGGACGGGTCAGCTACTGATTCACCAGGTCCGTCAGGCGTCTCTGACAAAGGTAGTCGCTCCAAGAACGGCACCCAACGCAGCACTAGCGTGTCCAGCACGCAAGTCCGTGATAATGTGCAGGTCAAGATAGAAGAAGGCTCTGAAAGCGCCAAAGCTACTCCTGCAGAGCGCAACGGACAGCTAGCTGTGGGTGCCGAAGTTGTCTTCAAACACAACAAGAATAAGCAGGGTGTGGAAGGTGAGGGCATTCAGTGCATTATCAAAGGGATTACAGGTGAGGGAAGCAAGAAAAG ATACGATGTCCAGGACCCGGAACCGAACGAAAATGGTGAACAAGGGGCTGTCTACAAGACCACGGCAGTGTCTTTGATCCCAATTCCTCGAATGGGGTCGATCTTACCATCATTTTCTGTAGGAAAGCAAGTTCTTGCACGATACCCTGATACAACGACCTTTTACCGTGCAGAGGTCATGGGCTCCAAAAAGGACACCTATCGCCTCAAGTtcgaaggtgaagaggacgataaggagatggaggtggacCGACGGTTTGTCCTCGATATAGCCGGCAAGTAA
- the pmi1 gene encoding mannose-6-phosphate isomerase pmi1 (COG:G;~EggNog:ENOG410PFMA;~InterPro:IPR018050,IPR016305,IPR014710,IPR001250, IPR011051;~PFAM:PF01238;~go_function: GO:0004476 - mannose-6-phosphate isomerase activity [Evidence IEA];~go_function: GO:0008270 - zinc ion binding [Evidence IEA];~go_process: GO:0005975 - carbohydrate metabolic process [Evidence IEA];~go_process: GO:0009298 - GDP-mannose biosynthetic process [Evidence IEA]) translates to MGTHPSLPSKDLETQRTLLDLVQDNVALISPEVSDRYGGKIPFLFKVLSIRKALSIQAHPNKKLAEKLHSRDPRNYPDDNHKPEMTIAITPFEGLCGFRPLAEIAHFLRAVAPLRGLVGGQTAADFENVIRGSEDSDDLEQTRKNKSALRTLFTALMNSSSEQIETAAQELVTSAQNSPETFASLVNAPDTNPTNPAELASVVVRLNEQFPNDIGLFVFLFLNFVRLDPGEAMFLKADDIHAYISGDIIECMASSDNVVRAGFSPKFKDVDTLTDMLTYSYAPIEEQKLEPTDYPYVVLNAPAYSSASESLLYDPPIEEFSVVKTDLRRTRAKATFDSLTGPSILICTGGEGKITVGHKTEEVKEGYVFFVGANAECIIENTGTGPDEENVFTTFKAFCDLTGKEDMVNGH, encoded by the exons ATGGGGACCCATCCGTCTCTTCCGTCGAAAGACCTCGAAACGCAGCGTACCCTGCTCGACCTAGTCCAGGATAATGTGGCTTTGATTTCGCCCGAAGTTAGTGACCGATATGGCGGCAAGAttcccttcctcttcaaggTGCTGTCGATCCGAAAAGCTCTCAGCATCCAAGCCCATCCGAACAAGAAGCTTGCTGAAAAGCTCCATTCACGGGATCCCCGAAACTACCCAG ATGACAATCACAAGCCGGAGATGACCATCGCAATCACACCCTTCGAAGGCCTGTGTGGCTTCCGGCCACTAGCTGAGATTGCCCATTTCCTTAGAGCTGTTGCACCCCTCCGTGGCCTCGTCGGTGGACAGACCGCAGCCGATTTTGAGAATGTGATTAGGGGATCTGAGGACTCCGATGACTTAGAACAGACAAGGAAGAACAAAAGCGCCCTGCGAACGCTTTTTACTGCGTTAATGAACTCGTCTTCTGAGCAAATTGAAACGGCCGCGCAAGAACTTGTCACATCAGCTCAGAATTCTCCGGAGACCTTTGCGTCTCTTGTCAACGCCCCGGACACGAACCCTACCAACCCTGCGGAATTGGCATCTGTTGTCGTCCGCCTGAACGAACAGTTCCCCAACGATATTggtctcttcgtcttcctcttcctcaatttcGTCCGCCTGGACCCTGGGGAGGCTATGTTCCTCAAAGCGGATGATATCCACGCCTATATCTCTGGAGACATCATTGAGTGCATGGCTTCATCCGACAACGTTGTGCGGGCGGGCTTCTCACCCAAGTTCAAGGATGTGGATACCCTCACCGACATGCTAACATACTCATATGCACCCATTGAGGAACAGAAGCTGGAGCCTACGGATTACCCGTATGTAGTGCTGAATGCTCCGGCCTACTCAAGCGCCTCAGAATCTCTTCTTTATGACCCACCGATCGAAGAATTTAGCGTTGTCAAGACAGACCTTCGTCGCACCCGGGCAAAGGCAACATTTGATTCATTGACGGGCCCGAGTATTTTAATATGCACCGGGGGCGAAGGCAAGATTACGGTGGGCCACAAGAcggaagaagtcaaagaggGATACGTCTTCTTCGTTGGCGCAAATGCCGAATGCATCATCGAGAATACTGGGACGGGACCTGACGAGGAGAATGTTTTTACTACATTCAAAGCTTTCTGTGATCTGACAGGGAAGGAGGATATGGTCAACGGGCACTAG
- a CDS encoding putative 6-hexanolactone hydrolase (CAZy:CE10;~COG:I;~EggNog:ENOG410PMK8;~InterPro:IPR029058,IPR013094;~MEROPS:MER0042911;~PFAM:PF10340,PF07859;~TransMembrane:1 (o19-38i);~go_function: GO:0016787 - hydrolase activity [Evidence IEA]): MASALTGEPLSLWEKADRFAGNLSVLGAVLYSVITGAFRGKSGAKHFNQHVIHAAIRRAVRRLSSRQLQSQNASAIQGYETYAKQHNITPEIVGLNHGASGLWIGNKNAKNIVIYYHGGGFVLPPSPGHFSFLSSLINDLNKNGHDVAIFFLAYTLSPPAEYPTQLRQSVEALRYILTEGDRDPSNVIVGGDSAGGNLALSVLLHLTHPHPEIDTLPLKDGAELAGVFGFAPWVTFALDGKSVTENQYKDVIPSEGLKTWSIEYLGKRAEGDAWSEPAKAPTEWWAGVKAKSVLILSGGDEILFSAIDDFAKRFKTVVPQTTYVVGYEDTHVSPVYSGTGMGGQQARGLRNWLGARL; the protein is encoded by the exons ATGGCTTCTGCTCTGACCGGAGAACCCCTCTCTCTCTGGGAAAAAGCCGATCGCTTTGCGGGCAATCTTTCGGTGCTTGGGGCTGTTTTGTATAGCGTCATCACTGGCGCTTTCCGGGGTAAAAGCGGAGCGAAACACTTTAATCAGCATGTTATACATGCTGCAATTCGCAGGGCCGTCCGCAGGCTGTCATCGCGACAACTCCA ATCCCAGAACGCCTCGGCCATTCAAGGATACGAGACCTACGCGAAACAGCACAACATTACACCGGAAATCGTAGGCCTCAACCACGGTGCATCAGGTCTTTGGATTGGCAATAAGAACGCCAAAAACATCGTCATATATTACCACG GTGGTGGTTTTGTGCTGCCCCCATCCCCAGGAcacttctccttcctcagcAGTTTGATAAACGATCTCAACAAGAATGGACACGATgtcgccatcttcttcctcgcctacACGCTTTCGCCACCAGCTGAATACCCAACGCAGCTCCGCCAATCCGTCGAAGCCCTGCGGTACATTCTCACCGAAGGTGACCGTGACCCGTCCAACGTGATTGTCGGCGGTGACTCTGCAGGTGGGAACCTGGCCCTTTCTGTTCTCTTGCACCTTACGCACCCCCATCCGGAAATCGATACTCTACCGCTGAAGGATGGCGCCGAACTTGCTGGTGTATTCGGCTTTGCGCCGTGGGTGACTTTTGCTCTGGATGGGAAGTCTGTTACCGAAAATCAGTATAAGGACGTTATTCCATCTGAAGGGTTGAAGACCTGGTCAATCGAGTATCTAGGGAAGAGAGCGGAAGGAGATGCTTGGAGTGAGCCGGCAAAGGCACCGACTGAATGGTGGGCTGGTGTGAAAGCGAAGAGTGTGCTGATTCTCTCGGGAGGAGACGAGATCCTATTCTCTGCGATTGATGATTTTGCGAAAAGGTTCAAG ACTGTCGTTCCGCAAACTACCTATGTCGTTGGGTATGAGGATACACATGTATCCCCTGTCTATAGTGGTACGGGGATGGGAGGACAGCAGGCTCGTGGGTTGAGAAATTGGCTGGGAGCTCGTCTATGA
- a CDS encoding putative Coatomer subunit epsilon (COG:U;~EggNog:ENOG410PJM1;~InterPro:IPR011990,IPR006822;~PFAM:PF04733,PF13174;~go_function: GO:0005198 - structural molecule activity [Evidence IEA];~go_function: GO:0005515 - protein binding [Evidence IEA];~go_process: GO:0006890 - retrograde vesicle-mediated transport, Golgi to endoplasmic reticulum [Evidence IEA]), translating to MDPFSAEGELINIHNAFHQGQYQAVIDFDTSSFSPENVLPARVLQLRAQIAQGNTAHVLADIEGEADQTPDIGAVKALAQYETGNADAALQLAQDLAENYPDNATVQALSGTVLQAAGKSEEALNLLGKHQGSLEAVALIVQIHLQQNRSDLALKEVQAAKRWAQDSLLVNLAESWVGLRVGGEKYQSAFYVYEELASADSTSASLSIVGQAVAEIHLGRLPEAEAAISAALERYPNDTGLIANSIVLNALAGKPAQDLEDRLRETEPSHALLTDIQEKSDFFDAAAAKYSAKVSS from the exons ATGGATCCATTCTCAGCAGAAGGAG aactcatcaacatccacaatgcCTTCCACCAAGGCCAATACCAAGCCGTCATAGACTTCGACACATCCTCTTTCTCGCCTGAAAACGTCCTTCCAGCACGGgttctccagctccgcgcCCAAATAGCCCAGGGGAACACGGCCCACGTTCTTGCAGACATCGAGGGCGAAGCCGACCAAACTCCCGATATAGGCGCCGTCAAGGCCCTTGCGCAATACGAAACCGGAAACGCAGATGCTGCGCTGCAATTAGCCCAGGATTTGGCAGAGAATTACCCGGATAATGCTACCGTGCAGGCTCTTAGTGGGACAGTGTTGCAGGCCGCGGGGAAGAGTGAGGAGGCGTTAAACTTGTTGGGAAAGCATCAAGGGAGCTTGGAAGC TGTGGCATTGATTGTTCAGATCCACCTCCAGCAGAACCGATCCGACCTTGCCTTGAAGGAGGTCCAGGCTGCGAAGCGCTGGGCGCAGGATTCCCTACTGGTCAATCTTGCTGAGTCGTGGGTTGGATTGAGAGTT GGCGGCGAGAAATACCAGTCCGCATTTTATGTTTACGAAGAACTCGCCTCTGCCGACAGCACTTCGGCGTCGCTTTCTATCGTCGGACAGGCTGTTGCAGAGATCCACCTCGGCCGACTGCCGGAGGCTGAAGCCGCGATTTCTGCTGCTCTCGAGAGATACCCGAATGACACGGGGCTGATTGCGAATTCGATTGTATTAAATGCGTTGGCCGGGAAGCCCGCGCAGGATTTAGAAGA TCGCCTTCGAGAGACCGAGCCATCGCACGCTCTGCTGACCGATATCCAAGAAAAGAGTGATTTTttcgacgctgctgctgctaaaTACTCTGCAAAGGTTTCATCATAG